The Pseudomonadota bacterium region GCGGACTTGCGAGAGCTCGTGGAGCCGCCTGAGGGGACGATTCGCCCGTACGTAGCGCGCCTGCCATTGGATCCGTGGGGAGCGCCATACGAGTATTCCCTGGAACGGCCGAAGGGGTGCGATGTCGAGCTGGATTTTTACGTTTGGAGTAATGGTTCCGACCGCCAACCCGGAGGCGAAGGGTGTGCCAAGGACTTTGGTAACTGGAGTCGGGGAGGGAACTGCCCTCGCAAGCCGTGGTGGAAGTTCTAGGTGGGGGTATGTTCGCCGCGATGCACCTAGGCACGAGCAGCAATGGCCACGTGACCCGGTAGCCACCCCGAGTGTCACCTCAAGCGCCGCTGTGCATAGACCTTAGACGGCTCGACTAGATGATCATTTGCGGGGTTCGCATGAAGTACCATCGTATGAAGATCCTCCCGCCACCTTGGCTCGTGCCGTTCGTGGCAGCGGCAGGGGAAAATCGCGGCATCGATGCCCTTGCTCGACTCCTAAGCGAGCCTGTGTTAGCGAGCAACTTGGATCCCCCGACGCACGATCCGATGGGGGCTAGGGTGAACGCTCTGGTGTCGAGCGGACTAGATCCGGCCGCGGCGAGCGATGCTGTCGCGGGATTCACTGTCCAGACGACAACGTGCGTGCTGATGTCGGTTTTCGAGGTGCACAGTCAGCACGGTGGGAGCGAACGAGAGCTGCTCTCCCTCTTTCGGGAGCGCCTTGACTCTCGCGCGGATGCCAATGCTGCGTTTGAAGGTCGCTCGATGAGTCGGTTGGCAGACGCGGCGGAGCGCTCTGAAGCGTGTCAGTTGGTGGCAGCGTAAGGGTTCGGTATTACCCCGGATGTGGCTTCCAGCGATTGGAAGCGGAGCGGTATCGAGTGCTGCCCAGCAGTCTCAGGTGTGAGGTGCAACAGTAAGATCGCATAGCATTCGAGCAGCGCCACCACGTTCTGGCGCGAGCCGCGGGAAGAGAATCCAGTTGCCTCTAGGTGCGTGGATCAGCCGTGGAGTTTGTCATGCATCCTTGGAGTGAGTGTGTTTGATCACGTGGTCATTAGCACGGCCGACTATGAGGCGAGTAAAGCGTTTTTCCTAAGAGCCTTAGAGCCAATCGGCATAGAAGTCGTTTCCGAGGGGGCGCTCGGGATTGAGCTTAGCTCTGATGGCAAGTCGTCGCTGTGTATCCGTCGGGCCGAGGAAACACCAACACACCTTCATCTAGCGTTCATTGCACAAAACCGCGAGCAAGTTGATGAATTTTATCGGGCATCTCTGGAAGCCGGAGCAAAGGATAATGGCGCGCCGGGCATCCGTACGCAGTATAGTGGAACTTACTACGCAGCGTTTGTTATCGGGCCAGATGGCCACAACATTGAAGTGGTGTGTCACAAAGCCTAGGCGCTCCCCTATCCGAGGACTTAGTGTTGGCCAGCGTGCTTCTAGTTGTCGACATGCAAGAGGACTTCTTCCTGCATGAACGGCTTGCAAAC contains the following coding sequences:
- a CDS encoding type II secretion system protein GspG, with translation MSLVTLAALLLPNALAADSRVISVKAEVYALASAVNLFIIDHGRFPADLRELVEPPEGTIRPYVARLPLDPWGAPYEYSLERPKGCDVELDFYVWSNGSDRQPGGEGCAKDFGNWSRGGNCPRKPWWKF
- a CDS encoding VOC family protein yields the protein MFDHVVISTADYEASKAFFLRALEPIGIEVVSEGALGIELSSDGKSSLCIRRAEETPTHLHLAFIAQNREQVDEFYRASLEAGAKDNGAPGIRTQYSGTYYAAFVIGPDGHNIEVVCHKA